In the Topomyia yanbarensis strain Yona2022 chromosome 3, ASM3024719v1, whole genome shotgun sequence genome, one interval contains:
- the LOC131691129 gene encoding regulator of microtubule dynamics protein 1-like → MSAEELNLADELFEDIKYQEAFDLLNKLSEPNVVEVQWRLARAMFFVSKQTTNSDEKAKFVREAFEYAKKAVELDANNFGANKWYGAILSEKSNLDGITERIKQLENVKKHFTIAKDISPEDPGILHMLGQFNFKLSEVNWVTRKLINSVASNPPKASFEEALECFEKAESLKPGFYSQNWLYLGKTFLALKQKDKASEWLEKAATVEIRSEDDRVCREEASQALKQL, encoded by the exons ATGTCCGCGGAAGAACTGAATTTGGCCGACGAACTTTTCGAAGATATCAAGTATCAGGAGGCTTTTGACCTACTGAATAAATTGAGT gaACCAAACGTTGTGGAAGTTCAATGGCGTTTAGCACGAGCAATGTTTTTCGTTTCGAAACAAACGACCAACAGTGACGAGAAAGCAAAGTTTGTCCGGGAAGCGTTCGAGTACGCCAAGAAAGCTGTGGAATTGGACGCGAATAATTTCGGTGCCAACAAATGGTACGGTGCCATCCTGTCGGAGAAGAGTAACCTGGATGGGATAACCGAACGCATCAAGCAGTTGGAAAACGTGAAAAAACATTTCACGATAGCCAAGGATATCAGTCCAGAGGATCCGGGTATTCTGCATATGCTCGGTcaatttaatttcaaattatctgAAGTGAACTGGGTCACACGAAAACTAATCAACTCGGTGGCATCCAATCCGCCAAAGGCGTCGTTCGAGGAAGCACTGGAATGTTTCGAGAAGGCGGAAAGTTTAAAACCTGGCTTCTACAGTCAGAATTGGTTGTACCTTGGAAAAACCTTCCTTGCCCTGAAGCAGAAGGATAAGGCAAGCGAGTGGCTTGAAAAGGCGGCAACGGTTGAGATTCGCAGCGAAGACGATCGCGTTTGTCGCGAAGAAGCTAGTCAGGCATTGAAACagctttaa
- the LOC131689804 gene encoding regulator of microtubule dynamics protein 1-like has translation MVIQRLKVQRYSQLVIASVAALRQTTIAQSWRSWHNWGFNLQLLLQRPYISRLLRIKKLKQPIEAKPTRRSSEAAEAVPIALLVSFSLFSSGSASKKGTTEQSKATKMAEETAKTIADTIQHSDQLFDENNFQEAYDLLQKCSEQESYEIKWRIARTLYNLSKTVPSPKKEQLIRESFQYATDALALNDTDYATHKWYSILLDAKSGLDGIKERITQLENVKKHMKKAVEINPSDATSWFILGQFYYGLAELPWYQRKIVSTIFATPPTGTFEEALECFEKAESTKPNFYSMNHLMLGKTYRSLKNNDKAKEYLTLAANVIVLNEDDKQAKEEAAKLLKKL, from the exons ATGGTGATCCAAAGGCTCAAAGTTCAACGTTACTCTCAGCTGGTGATCGCCAGTGTCGCGGCACTAAGACAGACAACGATTGCCCAGAGCTGGAGGAGTTGGCACAACTGGGGATTCAACTTGCAGCTGCTATTGCAGAGGCCGTACATCTCGCGATTGCTGCGAATAAAGAAA CTGAAGCAGCCCATTGAAGCGAAACCGACGCGTAGATCATCTGAAGCAGCAGAGGCGGTGCCGATCGCGTTATTagtatcattttcattgttttcctCGGGTAGTGCCTCGAAAAAAGGAACCACCGAGCAGAGCAAGGCAACGAAAATGGCCGAAGAAACTGCCAAAACCATTGCGGATACGATCCAGCATTCCGATCAGCTGTTCGATGAGAACAATTTTCAGGAGGCATACGATTTGCTACAGAAGTGTTCT GAACAAGAATCGTACGAGATCAAATGGCGTATAGCTCGCACCCTGTACAATTTATCGAAGACCGTTCCAAGTCCAAAAAAGGAACAGCTGATCCGCGAAAGTTTCCAATATGCCACCGATGCTTTGGCGCTGAATGACACCGATTACGCCACGCACAAGTGGTACTCGATTCTGCTGGATGCTAAGAGCGGGTTAGATGGAATCAAAGAACGCATCACTCAACTGGAAAACGTTAAAAAGCACATGAAGAAAGCCGTCGAAATTAACCCTAGCGATGCGACCAGTTGGTTTATTCTGGGTCAATTCTACTACGGGTTGGCGGAACTGCCCTGGTACCAGAGGAAGATTGTATCGACTATTTTTGCAACGCCACCCACCGGTACCTTCGAGGAGGCCTTGGAGTGCTTCGAAAAAGCCGAAAGTACCAAGCCCAACTTTTACTCGATGAATCACCTCATGCTGGGGAAGACATACCGTTCTTTGAAAAACAATGATAAAGCAAAAGAGTATCTAACATTGGCGGCTAACGTAATTGTGCTGAACGAGGATGATAAACAGGCGAAGGAGGAAGCGGCCAAGCTGCTGAAAAAGCTGTAG
- the LOC131689803 gene encoding uncharacterized protein LOC131689803, producing MIRPEVVQQLACPSFGLATSWMLSRKGAPADSLEEVKRCFRREFWPFTKTLPKKNADLARALREKANECYKKQPADLDVALKLYNESISHAPEESEDLGMGYANRSAVYFNRKQYRRCLSNIQLAKASNYPKNKIDNLLKREQKCFDMLQDSSIEKKQHTFSEVQLHKSDLQFADVQNCGSGFIAKRDLKVGSVFIESPALLVLEPELTYCRCNHCGLVNDMDLIPCKVCCTAMYCSEQCRTIAFDQYHRFECEIMEDLKYLFKGPDDSACRKYHLSLRLFWMAAGNLLENPIDFSLRYKNDLNRYRNSLEINTDDLPLHVLADGTSNLYSDRTGKSILQFFTILLYHIAVDENDSFPIDSAPSEHKNMLLEILYRLLQVKRIEAFQAMICFYPLLRILNHSCAPNVEEHRFGQQSVLVVKRPIKAGEQILLCYIPNGTTDTMPKEKRRTLLLKQFELDCQCLGCSLAYPPLSEIEENVALKSELEAISPKEGEQKLRALEEFLQRHDELYPQKELAYAWDMYKKQRFDKLVDLSIA from the exons ATGATCCGTCCGGAGGTAGTCCAGCAGCTAGCCTGCCCGTCATTTGGTCTGGCAACATCTTGGATGTTGTCGCGTAAAGGTGCTCCGGCTGATTCGTTAGAGGAGGTCAAACGATGCTTCCGACGGGAATTTTGGCCTTTTACAAAAACGTTACCAAAAAAGAATGCAGATCTGGCCAGGGCACTGCGCGAGAAAGCTAACGAATGCTACAAAAAACAGCCGGCTGATCTTGATGTAGCTCTCAAGTTATACAACGAAAGTATTAGCCATGCACCTGAGGAATCGGAAGATCTAGGAATGGGATATGCCAACAGGTCAGCGGTTTATTTTAACCGGAAACAGTATCGTCGGTGTCTTAGTAACATACAACTAGCTAAGGCTAGCAACTATCCTAAAAATAAGATTGACAATCTGTTAAAGCGAGAACAAAAATGTTTCGACATGCTGCAGGATTCTTCAATTGAAAAGAAGCAACATACATTCTCGGAAGTTCAGCTGCACAAATCAGATTTACAATTTGCCGATGTTCAAAATTGTGGCAGTGGTTTTATTGCTAAAAGAGATTTAAAAGTGGGCAGCGTTTTTATCGAAAGCCCTGCCTTACTAGTTCTCGAACCGGAATTGACTTACTGTCGGTGCAATCACTGTGGTCTTGTCAACGATATGGATCTGATCCCGTGCAAAGTGTGTTGCACCGCCATGTACTGTTCGGAACAGTGCCGTACAATCGCTTTCGACCAGTATCATCGGTTTGAATGCGAAATAATGGAAGATTTGAAATATCTGTTCAAAGGCCCGGACGATTCAGCGTGCCGGAAATATCATCTTTCCTTACGTCTGTTTTGGATGGCTGCAGGTAATCTGCTAGAAAATCCAATAGATTTTAGCCTGCGGTACAAAAATGACCTGAACCGTTATCGAAACTCACTAGAAATAAATACGGACGATCTACCCCTTCATGTCCTAGCCGATGGAACATCGAATTTGTATAGTGATAGAACCGGTAAAAGTATCCTGCAATTCTTTACTATACTGCTGTATCATATAGCAGTGGATGAAAACGATTCCTTCCCAATTGATAGCGCTCCAAGTGAACATAAAAATATGTTGCTGGAGATCCTATATAGGTTGCTTCAAGTCAAACGAATTGAAGCCTTCCAAGCTATGATATGTTTTTATCCGTTACTTAGAATACTTAATCATTCTTGTGCACCGAATGTGGAGGAGCACCGGTTCGGTCAACAGTCGGTGCTTGTCGTGAAACGCCCAATCAAAGCAGGGGAGCAGATCTTGCTATGCTATAT TCCCAATGGTACTACTGACACAATGCCGAAGGAAAAGCGACGTACTCTGCTGCTGAAACAATTCGAACTCGATTGCCAGTGTCTTGGCTGTTCCTTGGCATATCCGCCGCTAAGCGAAATTGAGGAGAACGTGGCTTTGAAAAGCGAACTCGAAGCAATTAGTCCTAAAGAGGGTGAACAAAAGTTACGCGCACTGGAAGAATTTCTGCAGCGACATGACGAATTGTATCCTCAGAAAGAGTTAGCTTACGCGTGGGACATGTATAAGAAGCAGAGATTTGATAAACTCGTGGATCTTTCAATCGCTTAG